A stretch of Streptococcus sp. oral taxon 061 DNA encodes these proteins:
- a CDS encoding restriction endonuclease subunit S, with the protein MELGSICEFVRGNGLQKKDFTQVGKSVIHYGQIYTKYDFTVAHTLSKTSEMVFKKLKKAYPNDLIMATTSENVEDVGKAIVWEGKEEIGISGDSYIIRTNQNSRYLNYWLRSISFQSQKERKVTGTKVVRINSKDMEKFQIVVPSITEQERIVSILDHFNTLTNSLSEGLPKEIELRQKQYEYWREQLLNFTR; encoded by the coding sequence GTGGAGTTGGGTAGTATTTGTGAATTTGTAAGAGGAAATGGTCTTCAGAAGAAAGATTTTACCCAAGTTGGAAAATCTGTTATCCACTATGGACAAATTTACACTAAATACGATTTTACAGTAGCTCACACACTCTCCAAAACTAGTGAAATGGTATTCAAAAAGTTAAAAAAAGCCTATCCAAATGATTTGATAATGGCAACAACATCTGAAAATGTTGAAGATGTTGGGAAAGCAATCGTTTGGGAAGGAAAGGAAGAGATTGGAATTTCTGGAGATAGTTATATCATTCGTACGAATCAAAATTCGAGGTACTTGAATTATTGGTTAAGATCGATTTCGTTTCAATCTCAAAAGGAAAGAAAAGTGACTGGAACAAAAGTTGTTCGTATAAATTCTAAGGATATGGAAAAATTTCAAATTGTAGTTCCATCCATTACAGAACAAGAAAGAATTGTCTCCATTCTTGACCATTTCAACACCTTAACCAACTCTCTTTCTGAAGGCCTTCCAAAGGAAATTGAACTAAGACAGAAACAGTATGAATACTGGCGAGAACAATTATTAAACTTTACTAGATAA
- a CDS encoding restriction endonuclease subunit S, which yields MNILEEIQNCPVEWKELGEVTDTVTSPVKLTKKEYKVSGEIPIVDQGEQFIAGFSDYGKYLKKDEYIIFGDHSEHVKYIDFAFVQGADGLKILKPKSGIKAKYIYYCFCNFYKKEGNYKRHWSKARTTLIPIPQSEEIQEKIVQILDKFTDYVTELTSELTSELTSRKKQYSYYRDKLLSFEDEVYQVEWKMLNEFLKKGKGTKITASQMKLLHKEGAPIRIFAGGKTYADVNYGDIPDKDIHTEEAIVVKSRGIIDFEYCTKPFSFKNEFWSYSSDNENINLRYIYHYLVHNKEHFQNIANNMQMPQISSNDTEKFKIPVPSLEIQSRIVQVLDNFDTVCNDLNIGLPKEIELRQKQYEYFRDKLLTFVAEGEYTDSTVQTRHH from the coding sequence ATGAATATCCTAGAAGAAATCCAAAACTGTCCCGTTGAGTGGAAAGAGTTGGGGGAAGTGACTGATACTGTTACAAGTCCAGTAAAATTAACTAAAAAGGAGTATAAAGTATCAGGGGAAATACCAATTGTTGATCAAGGGGAACAATTCATTGCAGGTTTTTCAGATTATGGAAAATATCTGAAAAAGGATGAATATATTATTTTTGGGGATCACTCAGAGCATGTAAAATATATAGATTTCGCTTTTGTTCAAGGAGCTGATGGTTTAAAAATTTTGAAACCTAAGAGTGGCATAAAAGCAAAATATATATACTATTGCTTTTGTAATTTTTATAAGAAAGAAGGAAATTATAAAAGACATTGGAGTAAAGCAAGAACTACTCTTATACCAATTCCTCAAAGTGAAGAAATTCAAGAAAAAATCGTGCAAATACTTGACAAATTTACCGATTATGTTACAGAATTGACCTCAGAATTGACCTCAGAATTGACCTCACGTAAAAAGCAATATTCTTATTATCGAGATAAACTTTTGTCCTTTGAGGATGAGGTTTATCAGGTTGAGTGGAAGATGTTAAATGAGTTTCTTAAAAAAGGGAAGGGAACTAAAATTACAGCTAGTCAGATGAAATTACTTCACAAAGAAGGTGCGCCAATCCGTATCTTTGCAGGAGGAAAGACATATGCTGATGTGAACTATGGAGATATTCCTGATAAAGATATTCATACTGAGGAAGCTATTGTTGTAAAATCTCGTGGAATTATTGATTTTGAATACTGTACAAAACCATTTAGTTTTAAAAATGAATTTTGGTCGTACAGTTCAGACAATGAGAATATCAACTTAAGATATATTTATCATTATTTAGTTCATAATAAGGAACATTTTCAAAATATTGCTAATAATATGCAAATGCCGCAAATTTCTAGTAATGATACTGAAAAATTCAAAATCCCAGTCCCATCTCTCGAAATCCAATCTCGCATTGTTCAGGTTCTAGACAACTTTGATACGGTTTGTAACGACTTAAATATCGGACTGCCCAAGGAGATAGAACTACGTCAAAAACAGTACGAATATTTTCGAGATAAACTCTTGACATTCGTCGCCGAAGGCGAGTACACTGACAGTACAGTACAGACAAGACATCATTAG
- a CDS encoding TIGR02328 family protein, with protein sequence MRLWHEDLIPQLPRPQLLGQHRECCALRGNGWGRKHATVDYVFTHSPYHLYAYHRLIMEEMADRGYNVSPEWLDKNYRGKTCPPYQDLAEEKLNSPIYSEHDTAYYEECLANLREKGIELE encoded by the coding sequence ATGAGACTTTGGCATGAAGATTTGATTCCACAACTTCCACGTCCTCAGCTCTTGGGGCAACATCGAGAGTGCTGCGCCCTGCGTGGCAATGGCTGGGGCAGAAAGCATGCGACGGTTGACTATGTCTTTACCCACTCGCCTTATCATCTCTATGCCTATCATCGTTTGATCATGGAGGAGATGGCTGACCGTGGCTACAATGTCAGTCCAGAGTGGCTGGACAAGAACTACCGGGGCAAGACCTGCCCTCCTTATCAAGACTTAGCAGAGGAAAAGCTGAATAGTCCTATCTATAGCGAGCATGACACAGCCTACTATGAGGAGTGTCTGGCTAATCTCCGTGAAAAAGGGATCGAGCTTGAGTGA
- a CDS encoding TVP38/TMEM64 family protein, which yields MSHDKELKAVSPLLQQAIHISSIVGGVATLIFCIWAYQAGILHSKETLSAFIQQAGIWGPPLFIFLQILQTVVPIIPGALTSVAGIFIYGHIIGTIYNYIGIVIGCAIIFYLVRLYGAPFVQSMVSKRTYDKYIGWLDEGNRFDRFFIFMMIWPVSPADFLCMLAALTKMSFKRYMIIIILTKPFTLVVYTYGLTYIIDYFWQMVG from the coding sequence ATGTCACACGATAAAGAACTGAAAGCTGTTTCTCCCCTTCTACAGCAAGCTATTCATATTTCCTCCATCGTCGGTGGAGTTGCTACTTTAATATTCTGTATCTGGGCCTATCAGGCTGGTATCTTGCACTCCAAGGAAACCCTTTCTGCCTTTATCCAACAGGCAGGTATCTGGGGGCCACCTCTCTTTATCTTTTTACAGATTTTGCAGACAGTTGTTCCTATCATTCCAGGTGCCCTGACATCCGTTGCAGGAATCTTTATCTACGGTCACATCATTGGAACGATTTATAACTATATCGGCATTGTCATTGGTTGTGCGATTATCTTTTACCTGGTGCGTCTCTACGGAGCACCCTTTGTCCAGTCTATGGTCAGCAAGCGCACCTATGACAAGTATATCGGTTGGCTAGATGAGGGTAATCGCTTTGATCGATTCTTTATCTTTATGATGATTTGGCCTGTTAGTCCGGCTGACTTTCTCTGTATGTTGGCTGCTCTGACCAAGATGAGCTTCAAACGCTATATGATCATTATCATCCTGACCAAGCCCTTTACCCTGGTTGTTTATACCTATGGCTTGACCTACATCATTGATTACTTTTGGCAAATGGTTGGCTGA
- a CDS encoding MFS transporter, producing MKQFLEKVSILSLSLVLITSFSISSALPAMFDYYQGYSTGQVELLVSLPSFGIMAMLLLNGVLERMFPERLQLTLGLLILSISGTAPFWYQGYYFVFATRLLFGFGVGMLNAKAISIISERYHGKTRIQMLGFRGSAEVVGASILTLAVGQLLAFGWTATFLAYAAGLVVLVLFLLFVPYGKGEAHESKQKTEEAAKLTRSMLQLIFFLAIVAAVIVCTNTAITFRIPSLMIEAGFGDAQLSSLVLSAMQLIGILAGISFSYLISAFKEKLLLVAGVTFGIGQIIIALSPSLWVVVAGSILGGFAYSIALTTVFQLISERIPAKLLNKATSFAVLGCSSGASLTPFVLSGIGLVTTNGRMTFIILGTWMIATSVIISLLLKKEA from the coding sequence ATGAAACAATTTTTGGAAAAAGTGAGCATACTCTCCCTATCGTTAGTATTGATCACATCGTTTTCAATTTCTAGTGCCCTACCTGCCATGTTTGACTATTATCAGGGCTATTCGACTGGTCAGGTCGAGCTCTTGGTCAGCCTCCCATCCTTTGGGATTATGGCCATGCTTTTATTGAACGGAGTTTTAGAGCGTATGTTCCCTGAACGCCTCCAGTTGACCTTGGGACTTTTGATTTTATCAATCAGCGGAACAGCTCCTTTCTGGTATCAGGGCTATTACTTTGTTTTTGCGACCCGCTTGCTATTTGGGTTTGGAGTTGGGATGCTCAATGCCAAGGCTATTTCAATCATCAGTGAACGTTACCACGGTAAGACCCGTATCCAGATGCTTGGTTTTCGTGGATCAGCTGAGGTAGTAGGAGCCTCTATCTTGACGCTGGCAGTCGGTCAGCTCTTGGCCTTTGGCTGGACCGCAACCTTCTTAGCTTATGCAGCTGGTCTAGTGGTTCTTGTACTCTTCCTTCTCTTTGTCCCTTATGGAAAAGGAGAAGCTCATGAGTCCAAGCAAAAGACAGAAGAAGCAGCCAAACTAACTCGCTCCATGCTACAGCTGATTTTCTTCCTTGCCATTGTAGCTGCTGTCATCGTGTGTACAAATACTGCCATTACTTTCCGTATTCCTAGCCTCATGATTGAGGCAGGTTTTGGAGATGCTCAGTTGTCTAGTCTGGTACTCAGTGCCATGCAGTTGATCGGTATTTTAGCGGGTATCAGCTTTTCTTACCTCATCTCTGCCTTTAAGGAAAAACTTCTATTGGTAGCTGGTGTCACCTTTGGTATTGGGCAAATCATCATTGCTCTTTCCCCTTCACTCTGGGTTGTCGTCGCAGGATCGATTCTTGGAGGCTTTGCCTACAGCATTGCTCTGACGACAGTTTTTCAGTTGATATCTGAGCGAATTCCTGCAAAACTCCTCAATAAAGCAACTTCGTTTGCTGTATTGGGATGCTCTTCTGGAGCGTCATTAACACCATTTGTGCTTTCAGGGATTGGCTTGGTGACTACGAATGGTCGAATGACCTTTATCATTCTAGGAACATGGATGATTGCCACATCGGTTATTATTTCCCTTTTATTGAAAAAAGAAGCATAA
- a CDS encoding YbgA family protein, translated as MENNNQRALCQQLWAENKYLVLSHSSNIYKDIRQYLKQEVVELSQVQEMIDRACQIPEHRGQVCNAFQHIWGYFKKQASLDERKDYMLLLDRYRFGQASKEDLIARTRDLLERYPNAYLQDSTLLKGDSHETLA; from the coding sequence ATGGAAAACAACAACCAACGTGCCCTTTGTCAGCAACTCTGGGCGGAAAATAAATACCTTGTTTTGAGCCATTCCAGTAATATTTACAAGGACATTCGCCAGTATCTCAAGCAAGAAGTGGTGGAGCTGAGTCAAGTTCAAGAGATGATTGATCGTGCCTGCCAGATTCCAGAGCACAGGGGTCAGGTTTGCAATGCCTTCCAGCATATTTGGGGCTATTTTAAAAAGCAAGCTAGTCTTGATGAGCGAAAAGACTATATGCTCTTACTGGATCGCTATCGCTTTGGTCAGGCTTCCAAGGAAGACTTGATTGCTAGGACTCGAGACTTGCTTGAACGTTACCCAAATGCTTATCTGCAAGATTCTACCCTGCTGAAAGGAGACTCCCATGAGACTTTGGCATGA
- a CDS encoding type I restriction-modification system subunit M, with protein sequence MASKENAERKELHRKIWAIADDVRGAVDGWDFKQYILGILFYRFISEHMADYFDHAEHEAGDLEFRYADLSDQEAERDFKPGTVEDKGFFILPSQLFENVVKNASQNENLNEELANIFQDIEKSAIGFKSEDDIKGLFDNLDTRSNILGGTVPEKNKRLSDILNGINSINFGNFEENDIDAFGDAYEFLISNYASNAGKSGGEFFTPQTVSKLLARLVMVGKDKINKVYDPTCGSGSLLLQMKKQYVDHILEDGFFGQEINMTNYNLARMNMFLHNINYNNFDIKRGDTLLNPQHLDEKPFDAIVSNPPYSVKWVGDGDPTLINDDRFAPAGKLAPKSKADFAFIMHSLNHLSNRGRAAIVCFPGIFYRGGAEKTIRQYLVDNNFVEAVIALPENLFFGTSIATTILVLAKNKLENKTLFIDASKEFKKETNNNVLTDSNIEHIVELFTNYQSVDYKAALVDNEVIGSEQDYNLSVSTYVEQEDTREKIDIDVLNQEIAETVTKIDYLRAEIDKIVEKLGGK encoded by the coding sequence ATGGCAAGTAAAGAAAATGCAGAGCGCAAGGAACTTCACCGTAAAATTTGGGCGATTGCGGACGATGTTCGTGGTGCTGTAGACGGTTGGGATTTTAAGCAATACATATTGGGAATCCTATTCTATCGCTTTATTTCAGAGCATATGGCAGACTACTTTGATCACGCTGAGCATGAAGCTGGAGATTTAGAATTCCGTTATGCCGATTTGAGTGACCAAGAAGCTGAGCGAGATTTCAAACCAGGGACAGTTGAGGATAAAGGTTTCTTTATTCTTCCTAGTCAATTGTTTGAAAATGTCGTTAAGAACGCTTCACAAAATGAAAATTTAAACGAGGAATTAGCCAATATTTTCCAAGACATTGAAAAATCGGCGATTGGATTCAAATCAGAAGACGATATCAAAGGATTATTTGATAACTTAGACACACGAAGCAACATCCTTGGTGGAACTGTTCCAGAAAAAAATAAACGTCTTTCTGATATTCTTAATGGTATCAATAGTATTAACTTCGGCAATTTTGAGGAAAATGACATTGATGCTTTTGGGGATGCCTATGAGTTCTTGATTTCCAACTATGCGAGCAATGCTGGTAAAAGCGGAGGTGAATTCTTCACTCCTCAGACAGTTTCTAAATTACTTGCTCGTTTGGTAATGGTTGGTAAGGACAAGATTAACAAGGTTTACGACCCAACATGTGGCTCGGGTTCACTCTTGCTTCAGATGAAAAAGCAATACGTAGACCATATTCTAGAAGATGGATTTTTCGGTCAAGAAATCAATATGACCAACTATAACTTGGCTCGTATGAATATGTTCTTACATAATATCAACTACAACAACTTTGATATTAAGCGAGGAGATACCCTTTTAAATCCTCAGCATTTGGATGAAAAACCTTTTGATGCTATTGTTTCTAACCCTCCATATTCAGTCAAATGGGTGGGAGATGGAGACCCAACTCTTATAAACGATGACCGTTTTGCGCCAGCTGGTAAATTAGCTCCTAAGTCAAAAGCTGACTTTGCCTTTATCATGCATAGTCTCAATCACTTATCTAACAGAGGTCGAGCAGCCATTGTTTGTTTTCCAGGTATTTTCTATCGTGGTGGTGCTGAGAAGACCATTCGTCAGTATCTAGTAGATAACAACTTTGTTGAAGCAGTGATTGCACTTCCTGAAAATCTCTTCTTTGGAACCTCTATCGCAACCACTATTTTAGTGTTGGCGAAGAATAAACTAGAAAATAAAACACTTTTTATCGATGCGAGCAAGGAGTTCAAAAAAGAGACCAATAACAATGTCTTGACGGATAGTAATATTGAGCATATCGTTGAATTATTTACTAACTACCAAAGTGTAGACTATAAAGCAGCTCTTGTTGATAATGAAGTGATTGGTTCGGAGCAGGATTACAATCTTTCTGTCTCTACCTATGTTGAACAAGAAGATACACGTGAAAAGATTGATATTGATGTTCTCAATCAAGAAATCGCTGAGACCGTCACTAAGATTGACTACTTACGTGCTGAGATAGATAAGATTGTAGAGAAACTAGGAGGTAAATGA
- a CDS encoding type I restriction endonuclease subunit R, giving the protein MVDYSKVHEVIAETNEGILLAEYQPEYRTDREYQTEADLENQLISDLVNHLNYERLNIHTPEELLANAKVQIEKLNKVTFTNAEWDRFVVEYLDCPNEGLVEKTRKIQENYIYDFVFDDGRIKNIFILDKKNIHNNSMQVINQVTQVGSHTNRYDVTILVNGLPLVQIELKRRGVSLKEAFEQIHRYSKESFNSENSLYKYIQIFVISNGTYTRYFANTTAQNKNHYEFTCEWADRKNKTIHDLEDFTVTFLSKRVLLEVLTKYCVFDADNTLLIMRPYQIAATESILRKIHSTNEMKNFGTINACGYIWHTTGSGKTLTSFKTARLATELDYIDKVIFVVDRKDLDYQTMKEYQKFQPNSVNGSNNTKELQRSIEENDDRIVVTTIQKLNKFITANPNHEIYSKKCVLIFDECHRSQFGKAQKRIKKAFKQYALFGFTGTPIFPENSLTGETTQEVFGEQLHNYVITDAIRDKKVLKFKVDYNYIKPEINKYKEAEKAVGRELDEKKLKKMEKELLLHPERIATITEYLLRVYNDKTHRNQHYTHKQKQLSGFNAMLAVQSIEAAKLYYEELQRQQAALPEAKRLKVATIFSFAPNEEQSAYGEIQDEELDPQDTAMPLSSKEFLAKAIYDYNQMFKTNFSTDGKEFQNYYRDLSKRVKSKEVDLLIVVGMFLTGFDAPTMNTLFVDKNLRYHGLIQAFSRTNRIFNKVKPFGNIVCFRDLEKATQEAIRTFGDTNKLDIILEKSFSEYMDGFVDQVTGIKVKGYTEVCQEILERFPNPQEIETERDKKEFVKLFGEFLKLDNVLRNYDEFQEIDKPISEGYLQDLRSSYVEIRDEFLNLKNYERTKDLGVDLSDIEFEIELLKTDEINLDYILALIVEKSKNSESKEAMKAEVSRVIRSSIDIRAKEELVISFINDTDLASLKDHDEIINAFYAYGKERKAVAIRELAESENLVKDYQLFIDRSIQRGYAENSGADLDSIIPPTSRRHGARERKKQEVLHQIQTLVEIYSGI; this is encoded by the coding sequence ATGGTTGATTATTCAAAAGTACATGAAGTAATTGCGGAAACAAATGAAGGGATTCTCTTGGCTGAGTATCAACCAGAGTATCGTACGGATAGAGAATATCAGACAGAGGCTGATTTAGAAAATCAGTTAATTTCTGATTTGGTAAATCATCTCAACTATGAACGCTTAAATATTCATACACCTGAAGAACTCTTAGCAAATGCCAAGGTGCAAATAGAAAAACTCAATAAGGTGACCTTTACGAATGCTGAGTGGGATCGCTTTGTAGTTGAGTATCTGGATTGTCCCAATGAGGGGTTAGTTGAAAAAACACGCAAGATTCAAGAAAATTATATCTATGACTTTGTCTTTGATGATGGACGAATTAAAAATATTTTCATCCTTGATAAGAAAAACATTCATAACAACAGCATGCAGGTCATTAACCAAGTGACTCAAGTAGGCAGCCATACCAATCGTTATGATGTTACTATTTTAGTGAATGGTCTGCCGTTAGTTCAGATTGAATTGAAAAGACGTGGTGTTAGTCTTAAAGAAGCTTTTGAACAAATCCATAGATATAGCAAGGAAAGCTTCAATAGTGAGAATTCCTTATACAAGTACATTCAGATCTTTGTTATTTCTAATGGGACTTATACGCGCTACTTTGCCAATACGACAGCTCAAAATAAAAATCATTATGAATTCACCTGTGAATGGGCAGACCGCAAAAATAAAACCATTCATGATTTAGAAGACTTTACCGTTACATTCCTAAGTAAACGAGTCCTCTTGGAAGTCTTGACTAAGTATTGTGTCTTTGATGCTGATAATACCTTGCTTATCATGCGCCCTTATCAGATAGCAGCAACGGAGAGTATTTTACGAAAGATACATTCCACAAATGAAATGAAGAATTTCGGTACGATCAATGCTTGTGGCTATATCTGGCACACGACTGGTTCTGGGAAAACTTTGACCAGCTTTAAGACCGCTCGTTTAGCAACAGAGTTGGACTATATTGACAAAGTGATTTTTGTGGTTGATAGGAAAGATTTAGACTATCAAACCATGAAGGAATATCAAAAATTCCAACCAAATTCAGTCAATGGTAGTAACAATACAAAAGAACTCCAACGTAGTATTGAAGAAAATGATGATCGAATTGTTGTCACAACCATTCAAAAATTAAATAAGTTTATCACTGCGAACCCAAACCATGAAATTTACAGTAAAAAATGTGTCTTGATTTTTGACGAGTGTCATCGTTCTCAGTTTGGGAAAGCGCAAAAGCGTATCAAAAAAGCTTTTAAACAGTATGCTTTATTTGGATTTACAGGGACTCCGATTTTCCCAGAAAATAGTTTAACAGGAGAAACAACTCAAGAGGTTTTTGGCGAACAACTTCATAACTACGTTATCACAGATGCTATTCGAGATAAAAAAGTGTTGAAGTTCAAAGTTGATTACAACTATATCAAGCCTGAAATCAATAAGTATAAAGAAGCAGAAAAGGCAGTCGGTCGAGAGCTCGATGAGAAGAAACTCAAAAAGATGGAGAAAGAACTTCTTTTGCATCCTGAACGGATTGCAACCATCACAGAGTACCTGTTGAGAGTCTATAACGACAAGACGCACCGAAATCAACACTATACTCATAAACAAAAACAACTGTCTGGTTTTAATGCCATGCTGGCTGTACAAAGTATTGAAGCTGCGAAATTATACTATGAAGAACTTCAGCGACAACAAGCAGCATTACCAGAAGCTAAGCGTTTGAAGGTCGCGACTATCTTTAGCTTTGCGCCTAACGAAGAACAGTCAGCTTATGGAGAGATTCAAGATGAAGAGCTAGACCCTCAAGATACAGCCATGCCTCTCTCATCTAAAGAGTTTCTAGCTAAGGCAATCTACGACTATAATCAAATGTTCAAGACCAACTTTTCGACTGATGGGAAAGAGTTTCAAAATTACTATCGTGACCTTTCTAAACGAGTTAAGTCTAAGGAAGTGGATTTGTTGATTGTAGTGGGTATGTTCTTGACAGGTTTTGATGCTCCGACTATGAATACTCTCTTTGTTGATAAAAACCTACGTTATCATGGTTTGATTCAGGCTTTTTCTAGAACCAACCGAATTTTTAACAAAGTTAAACCTTTTGGGAATATCGTATGTTTCCGTGATTTAGAAAAAGCTACTCAAGAAGCTATTAGAACCTTTGGGGATACCAATAAACTTGATATTATCTTAGAAAAAAGTTTTAGCGAATACATGGATGGTTTCGTGGATCAGGTAACTGGTATCAAGGTTAAAGGTTATACAGAAGTTTGTCAGGAAATTCTGGAAAGATTCCCGAACCCACAAGAAATAGAAACAGAACGTGATAAAAAAGAGTTTGTTAAGTTATTTGGTGAGTTTCTGAAGCTTGATAACGTTCTTCGAAATTATGATGAATTTCAGGAAATCGACAAGCCTATCTCGGAAGGTTATCTCCAAGATTTAAGAAGTTCTTATGTGGAAATTCGAGATGAATTCTTAAACCTTAAAAACTATGAAAGAACAAAAGATTTAGGTGTTGACCTTTCAGATATTGAATTTGAGATTGAGCTCTTAAAAACGGACGAGATTAATCTGGACTATATACTCGCATTAATTGTTGAAAAATCGAAGAACTCTGAGTCTAAGGAAGCAATGAAAGCTGAAGTTAGCCGTGTTATTCGGTCAAGTATTGATATTCGTGCTAAGGAAGAGTTGGTGATTAGCTTTATCAATGATACTGATTTAGCGAGTCTGAAAGACCATGATGAAATTATCAATGCATTCTATGCTTATGGTAAAGAACGTAAAGCAGTCGCTATTCGTGAATTGGCAGAGTCTGAAAATCTTGTAAAAGATTATCAATTATTCATTGATCGTTCTATTCAACGTGGTTATGCTGAGAATAGTGGAGCTGATTTGGATTCGATTATTCCACCGACTTCTCGTAGACATGGAGCTCGTGAACGTAAGAAACAAGAAGTTTTACATCAGATTCAAACATTAGTAGAGATTTATTCAGGAATTTAG